The region TTAAAATTTGAGTCTGACCTGTCTGCCGTGCCTGCCTGCCCCTTGGAATGGCAGATAGGCCCGGCACAGGCAGGCGCAGAGATTGGGCAAAAGGGGGCGTTTTTCAAAGGTCTCTAGACAATCAAACCTGGAGTTACCGATAAAACAGGAGGTTTTAGAAACAATGACCCAGCAAAATCACGAACCGGGAAGCTGCGGCGGAAGTTGCGGGACCCGGGAGGACAAGCATGAGATACAGAATGCTGAAATCAAACAAACCTTGTCCCATATCAAAAACAAAATACTTGTCATGAGCGGAAAGGGGGGGGTAGGTAAAAGCAGTGTCGCCGCTTACCTCTCAATTCACCTCGCCGAGATGGGGTATCGGGTGGGTCTCATGGATGTGGATCTTCACGGCCCGAGTATCCCCAGGTTGCTCAACCTCAAAGGAATGATCCGGCCCGCTCCCCAGGAAGGGAAGATCCTTCCCTTGGAGACCCTTCCGAATCTACACGTCATTTCCATCGAACCTTTGATGGGTGAAAACAAGGATGCGGCGACCATCTGGAGGGGGCCCCTCAAGATCGGCGTCATCCGCCAGTTCATCTCGGATGTGCAATGGCCCGACCTGGACTATCTCATCGTGGACTCCCCCCCGGGGACCGGAGACGAACCTTTGACCATCGCCCAAACCATACCCGATGCCAAAGCCCTGATCGTAACCACCCCCCAGGAGATCTCTTTGGCCGATGTCCGTAAATCCATAAACTTCTGCCGACAGGTAAAGATGTCCATTCTCGGGTTGGTCGAAAACATGAGCGGATTACGATGTCCCCACTGCGGCGAAAAAATCTATCTTTTCTCATCCCAAGGGGGAGAAGAACTGGCAAAGAGGGAGCAATTACCCCTACTGGCCAGTCTACCGATCGATCCCGAGTTCGTCCGGTACGGCGATAGGGGAGACCTGATCGAATATCGGAACGAGAAAGCCCCCTTCAACCTGGAATTCAAAGAAATGGCAAAGAAAATCGCTGCTGATCACACGGCGGGAGAGGAACGTGAAATAAAACCCCCGAAAAAGGAGGAAACGAATAAGATGAACGAATCGGCTGACAAACTCAGGTTTGCAATCCCTCTGGCGGCTGGAAAACTCTGCGCCCATTTCGGGCATTGCGAGCAATTCGCCCTGATCGACACGGAAAACGGTGAAATCAAGGGAAAAACCCTGGAGACTCCTCCCCCCCATGAACCGGGTGTGTTGCCGCGATGGCTCCATGAGATTGGTGCTGATGTGATCATCGCAGGCGGCATGGGAGCAAGGGCCCAGCAACTCTTCCAGGAAAACGGCATCAAGGTCGTGATTGGGGCCCCCTCCGAAACACCCGAAACCCTGGTGGGGCAATACCTCTCCGATTCCCTGATCACCGGGGCCAACATCTGCGACCACTGACGCAGCATTGGCAAGGGATCCCGACCGTAGGCATCCATACCCTATCAAGGGGACCGGGAATAGGGAGCCTTGGTGCCGGCCTCTTTTTGTCGGGCTCAACCGGGAATCCCTTGGTGGCAGGATCCAGGTCGATCTCATCTTGAGCGGTTCTCCGGTACCGGAGTGCCGCCAGAAAACAAAGGGAGGAGAATCCAAGGTGATTATCAGTATTGCCAGCGGGAAGGGAGGGACCGGAAAGACCACGGTGGCGACCAATCTGGCCCTGTCCCTGGATCCCCCTGTGCGGGTGCTTGACTGTGACGTGGAGGAGCCGAACGCCCATCTCTTCCTAAAACCACGGTTTGAGGCATCCCATACCGTTACCACCCCCGTTCCATCCGTAGACGAAGGGAAATGCAGTCTTTGCGGGAAGTGCGGGGAAATCTGCCAGTTCAAGGCTATCCTGGTGATCGGCCAAACCGTGCTGACCTTTCCCGAGATGTGCCACAGTTGCGGTGGATGCGTGGAGGTGTGCCCGGAAAAGGCCATTACGGAGACCGGGAGAGAACTGGGGATCATCGAGGAAGGGCGGCGGGACGGCGTTGAGTTCGTCCACGGGCGTTTGAAGGTTGGAGAGGCCATGGCCCCTCCCCTCATCCGGAAGGTGCGGGCTTACGAGAAAGCCGATGGCCTGACCATCATCGATGCCCCGCCGGGTACTTCCTGCCCGGTAATCACATCCATGAAGCAAACGGATTTCGTGATCCTCGTGACCGAACCCACCCCCTTCGGGCTCCATGATCTCGAACTGGCCGTGGGTGCGGTCGAAACCCTCGGGATTCCCTGCGGCTTGGTCATCAACCGTTCGGACCTGGGCGATGACAGGGTGAGGGAATTCGCCCGCACGAAACAGATCCCCCTGCTCATGGAAATACCCTTTGATCGGGGTATCGCCGAGGCCTACTCCAGGGGTATCCCCTTTGTAGAAGAGCGTCCCGAATGGAAGGAGAAATTCAGGGCCCTTTATCAATCGATTCAAAAAATCGTCCACTGACGGGAGATGGAGCAGAAATGAAGGAACTGGTCGTGATCAGCGGAAAGGGGGGAACCGGAAAGACAAGCCTGATCGGCGCCTTCGCTTACCTGGCCGAGAACAAGGTGCTGTGTGACGCCGACGTGGATGCCGCAGACCTGCACCTGCTCACGAAGCCGGAAATCATGGAACACCACGATTTTCAGGGAGGCAGCCTCGCGAAAATCAACAGGGAGAAGTGCACCGAGTGCGGCCTTTGCAGAGAACTATGCCGGTGGGAAGCCATAAGCGAGGAGTTCCAGGTTGACCCGCTGGAATGTGAGGGATGCGGGGTATGCGTCTACTTCTGCCCGGAAAAGGCCATCGATTTCCCGCTTAGTACCAACGGAGAATGGTATCTCTCAGAGACCCGGTTCGGTCCCATGGTCCATGCGAGACTGGGCATAGCGGAGGAAAACTCGGGGAAACTCGTGACCCTGGTACGGCAGGAGGCCAAAAAACTCGCCGAAAAGGATCACCGTGACTTGATCCTCACGGACGGCCCCCCGGGGGTCGGATGCCCCGTCATCGCCTCAATCGGCGGGGCCACTGCCGTTCTGATCGTATCGGAACCCACGGTTTCAGGGATGCACGACATGGAGCGGGTGGCGGACCTGGCTGCTTTTTTCAAGGTACCGGCCCTGCTCTGCGTCAACAAGGCTGACCTCAATCCCGAAAAGGCCCGCGCCATCGAGGAACACGCAGAGGCTAAGGGCGTCACGATTCTGGGCAGAATTCCCTTCGACCCGTTGTTCACCCATGCCATGGTCCAGGGGAAAACCCTGTTTGAACTGGATGGGGCCTCCCGGACGGGTGAAACCGTGCGAACGATCTGGGAAGACCTGCTCAGGACCTTGAACCGCTGAGGGCCGCACTGTCCTCATGCCCAGCCGACTTTCTCGGGCGGCCTCCTCTCGGGAACGTATACATGGGGGATTCCACCCTCGTTCCATTCACGGGATACATACAGATTGCAATAACAGCTCCCGTATTCCCTCACATCCTGCTCCCGGTAGCGGCAGGGACAGATGATGTCCGTATCCTTCGCCCGATCGCCCGAAGCCAGCCTGCAGGGACAACTCATATAGCCGTAGCGGTCTTTGTTCAACAGGAGCGCCTCCAGGAGATCGAAAACCCGCTCCCGGTCGTTATTGAAGAAATAACCTTCAGGCTCCTGCAACTTTCTGAGTCTCTGGTATAGTTCTTCCACCTTGTTCATAATCCCAGGGCCTCTCTGATTTCATTCTCCCTGAAGCCCACGATGACCTTGTCTCCAATAATGATCGTGGGAAAGGAGCAGTTGGGATTCAACTTCCGCACTTCTTCCAGGATCGCCTCCCGTTCCTTCCCCTCGAGGAGATCGACGTCCGTGAATTCGTACTCGACCCTGCAGTCATCCATGAATTTCTTTGTGGCCTTGCAATGGCTGCAAGTACTGAGGGTATACATCTTCACCTTTTTGTCTGCCATTCCGTTCATCTCCTTTTCCGCAGTCACTCTTTCTGCTCCATGAGGTCGTTGAACCTCTCCATCATTTCATGGATATTCCGGGACAGGTGCCAACGTCCTCCTGAAAATACACCGTAATCAGCTCCGGCCATGGCCGAGGCATACCTCGTAGAATTTGCGAAAAAGAGCCATTGCTCCACCCACTTCTTCTCGATGACCTCGTTGAAGATCCCGTCCCCTTGGGCCAATCCCCCGGCTACTCCCTCCTCCCAGGCGTTCATGAGGATTCGGGTGGCGGTCCTGGTTATCTCGTTGGTGGTCCGAATGGTGTTTTCCAATCTGGCGAAATGCCCCTTCACCCATCCGGTGGCGTGACAGGACAAGCAGATCCGCTCCATCCGCTCCTGCCTGGCCTCCATCGTTCGGGTGTCGATAAGCCCTTTGGAGACAGGCTCTCCGGTGAGTTCCGTGGGCAAGGGCAAGTCCAGGCGATTTCGTAACACGGTGGTGTCGGGAGACCTGGGTTGAGGGTGGGCGTAAATCAGGCCCAGGATCCGCCATGCCAGGCGATCGTTCATCCGGTGGGTCCGCCCGGCAATTACGTTTCCATCCTCGTCCGCGATCCCGCTCACGTGGCAGGCGGCGCAGGTCGGCGCCGTGAAGTCCCTTCCCACCACCCAGGGAACAGCATCGAAGTTCCAGGTTTTCCCGAGAGCACAATAGGTGTTCCCGTGCTTACTCACGTTGTAAACCTTATAGGCCGGGACATCCGGACCTTTGTGGCACTCTGAACAGGTATGGGGTTTTCGGGCCATTTCTATAGAGAAGGTGTGCCGTGTATGACAAGCGCTGCAGGCCCCTTTGCTGCCGTCGGGATTCACCCGGCCGACCCCCTGGGAAGGCCATCCCTGGAGGACCGGGAACGTCATCTCCCCCATTTCCGTTTCCCTGGTCTCCTTCCCCTCCACGAGCACCTTTGTCCCGTGGCAATAAAGGCAGGAATCGGCCTCTGTCCCCAGATCGGGCCTCCCGGTGACAATCTCCACCCCCTTCAGCGTATGGGGCCCGTTAACTGAATCCGACAAGCTACGGTAGATGGAGTTCTCCCGGAGATTCCCGTAGGCCCGGGACATCAGGTTTTCCCTGAACTGTGACATCTCCACGGGGTGGCAGGTGGCACAATCCGTCGGGGTCACCACGACATGGACCCGGTGGCCGTTGTGTTCGAAGGTGTCCTTGTGGGTTTCCGGGTGAAGGGTATGGCATTCCGCGCACCCAACCACGACCCGGCCCAGGGCCTCGGGGACTCCCTTGAAAGAGACCCTCCGCTCTTCTTCGGGTAAGGCCACGGCACACCTGCCGGGGTCATCCGGGCCATCCGGCTCCTTTCCCAGGCCCTGACTATCCCTGGATGGATTGCAGTGTGACATTCCAGGCACTCTTGTGTCCTGTCGCTTACCCGTGCACCAGCCATTGAAGGAGCCGGGCAAAGCGCAGTCAGAAACAAAGCCATAAAAAAGGCCATGCCTTTAATCATACGGCCTCCAACCCTTTCAGGGCCTGGGCGGCCACTTCCCGCACCTTCCTGGTTTGAAGGCGCTGCCCCTCGTAAAGCCGAAATTCTGAATCATCCCCTGTGAGACGCTCCAGGTGGGATCGGACTTTCGGAAACGGGACCATTCCGGCGACCCATGCCGCATGCCCTCGCACCCCGGCATCGGGGGATTCGAAATAGCGGAACAGATGCGGTTCAAGGGACTGGATATGTTCGGGCCTCACTTGGGCCAGCCTCCCAATTCCCCAAAGGAGTCCCCGCTGGAGCATGTCATATTCCAGGTAATTCCCTTTCTCATCTGCATAGGAGAGCAGGATAGGGGAAAACTCCTCGGCCAGGACGTCGACTCGGGCAAGGATCTCTCCCATCACCTCCGGTAATCCCCAGCCGATCCCCCCCGACTCATCGTTCAGGTTCCACATTATACGGCGCAGGATGATTCGGGCCCCTTCAATATCCAGCTCCGCAAGACGCGCCACCACGGCCCCCGAGGCGGTCACGGCGGCCCAACGGATATCCGGGTCCTTGTGATTGAGGAGGGAGAAAAGAGGGTTGATCACTCGCTTGGGCGGGAATCCGTAAAGTTCCTCGACGGCTCTATCAATCTCCAGGGTGTGCAGAAGATCGAAGACCTGCCTTTTCAGGGCGCGCCCCCCTGCTCTTAGGGGTTTCGGTAGAGTATCCGTCAAGGGAAAAATCCTTCTGCATGGTTCCGGGCCTAACCCCGTTACCGGTTTGTCTCTCGGAATTATTATTGGCTCGATCCTCGATTCCAAGACCCAACAATTAATATCATCTTTCCTTAGATCCCGATTCTCACTCGAACCCCGGATCCCCAGGATCCCTGGACCCTGACTTATACAAGGGTCTGAGGGGCCAAGGGGTCAAGTGAAAAGCATTGAGGCGGGCTTATATCAGGGTCTATGGAGCCCCACGGGTAAACCCGTAGTTACTCGCCTTAGGCTTTAGGAGACATCTCGCCGTAGCACAACAATTGTTCGCACATTCATTCAAGGCCAAACCCGCGATCTTCTGCAAATGCGGACAATAATCACTCGGCCACTTGAATCCTTGGATCCTTGAACCCTGTTATAAAAACGATCCGATTAAAGTCTTCGCCTGAAGGCCCAAGGCTCTCCCATTCCCAGATCGGGGCATTAATATAGTATCATAGGTTTCGGGTCAGTCCGATGTCAAGAAAGACGGGCCCATCTTCGGGTCGGACCGCTACGCTCAGGCCGGGCTTCCCGAATCTTCAGGCAAAATCCATTCGAATGATTGATTTCCCTTCTCAGTCGCGCTACATTTGGAGATAGTCTTGGGGCGAGAATCCCACCCCAGGCTCAGGGACAACGGACCGCTCTATACATCGCCGTAGACAGCAAATTTTTCCCTAAACTGAGGGTTTCAAAATTTTGATGAGATTCTTTTATTTAGATATGTCAAAAGAGTACATGGTAGTGTCCTATAAGGTATCATAACCTGTAAGGTCAAGGGCATGCCATATGTATCTTTTTCAAATCATCAAATTTTGAAACCCTTCGGGATTTCCGATTTTACAGGATCTGCTGCGTTGCCTGCCTGTGCGGTGCCTGTCTGCCGTCCCAACGGGACAGGTACGTCTCATTCCTGAATCCTCGCGCGCTTTGCACTTGTCTGCCTCAGGCAGGTCTCCTGAAAACTCGAAAATCGCTCAATTTAGGTTTTCTGTAAACGGGCCGTTTTTTACCCCAGGGAAAAGTTCTTTGCGGCTGCATATTTTCCGGCGGATTACCAAAAGGAGGGGGTGGTTTATCTTGCCTTTACCTCCCAATAGACGATTTGCTCTCTCTTCCACGTCCACATTCAACCTCCCGGCCGTTGTGCTGGTGTCAGCGCTCCTTCTGCTTCTACCTGCAAGGGCATCCTATCCGGAAGGGAAATATTTTTCCATCCAGGTGGGCGCCTATCATGAGGAGAAAGGTGCGAAGCGCATGGTCGCTGATCTCCGGCGGCTGGGACACGATGCCTTTTACCGAGAAGAAACCGGACGGGGAGGTGTCAAGTTTTACAGGGTGTACATCGAGCGATTCAGGAGCAGGAGGGAGGCCCTGAGGGAAGGCAGGATTTTAAAGAACCTCGGGCTTATCGCCGACTTCACGGTGAAGGCCCCTGAAGATCATGCTCCTCTGCGGGCTTCCCCCGGGAAAGACATGGACAGGGTCACCTTTCTCCATGTCGGCTCCTTCATGGAGAAAGAAAACGCCGAAAGGATGGTAAGCCTGTTGGTCTCCGAAGGGGTCAAAGCCGTTTGGGTTCCGGAGATCGTATCAGGCAAAAGGTGGTACCGTGTCTATATCGGTAAATTCCGAAATGAGAAGGAAGCACGGAAGGAAGGAGAATACCTCAAGAAAAAAGGCGTAATCGGCTACTTCAAGCCCCTCACAATAGACAAAAAGGTCCTCGCCAAGGACACTCAGTAATCCTGCACAGTTGCATTCCCTTTCCAGAGTTGCCCTTTCCTGGTTCGAGAAGGCTCTTCACGAAAACTTGTGGGTTTAAAAATGTCTTTACCTCCGCTTAAGGTAAAAGGTGGTCAGTTCGTCCAACTTGGTGAGGTATTCCTTCTGAAAAAGAAATCCGGGATAAAAACTCATCTCCTCTTTCAAGGGGGCGATGTATGGAAAGACATCTACTCCGTAATTGTTGATTCCTTTCTTATCAGCTTCATGAATAATCAGGAGTGAGTAATAACTGACCAGGATCCTGACTGCGGAAGGCCTCCGGAACAGATAGGCCCTTCCACCGATCGTATTCAAGAAAAAACCGGCGTATTTGTAAAGAACCCCCAAGGAGGGTCTGATTCCTTTGGGATCCGGGCAACGGTTTCCAAGCATGAGCCAACGATAGAAGAGATCCAGGTTCATCTCCAGGGTGTCTCCTTCGTTCCTCATGATTTCCTTGATCAACCGGAGATCCTCTTTGTCGAGAACCCGGAAAAAGTGAAAGATATTTTTCGCCAGGGTTATCGAATCGATCCCTTCACCGGCCGGGATAGGTGGGCTGGCGGAAAGCCTTTTGAGGATCCGCCGAAAACGCGTATAGGAAGATATACCTTCCCCTAAGTGCTGGACATATGGTCGCTCGTCAAGGTACTTAAAAAATTCACGTACGTCCCTTTCGATTTCTTCACAACGTTCTTCCCGTGTGCCAAGGACCCCTTCCACAGAAGATTCATTTTCCAATCGGCCCTGGGAAGTCTCCGCACTCTCTACTATCGGCGCCTTGACCTCGCCTTTGGAAGCAGGCGATACTCCGGATTCCGAAGAGGAAACCATGTTTTCGAATCCCCTGCCCTTTTCATTCAAGGCCCTCTGAAATCCCAGGTAGTAAGCCCCGAAAATTGCGGCCAAGACCAGAACGAGGAGGAGCAGCCGCGACCAAATGGACCCGATCTTTTTCTTCCTCATTTTGACTCCTGTCATCTCAAGCAATGAATAAAACGGCGTGGGGAGAAGACACGGCCCCGTGGCAACATTGCCCTGAGACCCTTGCAAAACGCCTGACTTTGCCCAATCTCAGCGCCTCCCTGTCCGTGCCCGCCTGCAGACAGGTCAACCTCAAACCGGGAATCCTCCCGGAAGGTGAGGGGTATAAGCCTTACGGACCGGGAGGAGACCTTTGAAAAACGCCCTCTCGGGTTTCGAACCAACACCAAAGTCACACTGGACCTCCTTTCCCGTAAACCGCAGGCCGCTGATAGGTTTATACTGCAGATCCCGTCGAGAAGCAACGAAAACCACGGAGACCCAGGATCCGGCGGAAGAAAAGGCCTTCAAACTTTCCCTTCCGAATGATATGAAGAGGTATCCCTCGAGAAGGAAAAGAATTGAGAATCCTCTTGACCAACGACGACGGCATCTATGCCCCGGGATTGAAGGCCCTATACGATGAACTGAGTTCGGAGCACGAAATCCATATCGTTGCTCCGGAATCCGAGAGAAGCGCTGTGGGGCATGCCATCACCCTTACCAGGCCCCTGAGGGTCAAGCCGGTTTCAAGGAACGGCATGTTCTACGGTTATGCCGTCTCCGGGACCCCGGCAGACTGTGTCAAGATCGCGCTGCAAGAAATCCTGAACAACCCTCCCGACATGGTCCTTTCAGGTATTAACCTGGGCGCCAATGTCGGTGTCAATGTGCTTTATTCCGGTACCGTCTCTGCAGCCACCGAAGGGGCTTTTCTCGGAATCCGTTCGGCGGCCATTTCCCTTGCCACCAGGGAGAATCCCGATTTTCGGTTCGCCGCCCGCTTCAGCCGGGAGATCATCCGTTTCGCCTTTGAAAACGAATTATCTCAGGGAGTCGCGCTTAACGTCAACATACCAGCCCTTCCTCCCGAAAAAATCGAGGGGGTCGTTATTACAAGGCAGGGAATAGGGAGACACCTGGAGAGATTTGAACGTCGTGTCGACCCCAGAGGAAATATCTATTATTGGCTTTCGGAAGAGACCCCCATCACCAACAATGCAATAGATACGGATGCCCGGCTCCTCAGAGAAAACCGAATCACTATCACACCAATAAGCTACGACCTTACCTCACACCAGGAACTTGAGAGGCTGAAGGCTTGCGCTCCCCCATCCCTTCATTCCCGGGATGCAGGTAAAGAATAGAAGATCTCTCTCCAAAAAGAAGCCCCCGAAGCGGGTCGATCCCGCAACAGAGGCTTCCGAATATCTACAGATCCCGCCAGGGTTCCGGCAGGGGCATCTCCCAGGGGAGCCCCCTGCCGGAAGAACGGGATCATTCCTCCTGACCGGCCATTTTCCTGTAACGCTCGTAACGCTCTCGCATGTCTTCTTCTGCCAGCTTGAACAGCCTTTCCGCCTCATCCGGAAAGGTCCGGGTCAGGCTGGAATACCTCACTTCTCCCATGAGAAAGGCCTTGAAATCCCCTTTCGGCTCCTTGGAATCCAGGATGAAGGGGTTCTTTCCCTGGGCCTTAAGCCTGGGATCAAAACGGTAGAGCGGCCAATACCCGGCCTCCACAGCCTTCTTTCCCTCTTCCTGGCTCAAACCCATGTTGATGCCGTGGTTGATGCAGGGGGCGTAGGCGATGATGAGGGAAGGTCCTTTGTAGCTCTCGGCCTCGATGAGGGCCTTAAGGAGTTGGTTCTTGTTGGCTCCCATGCACACCGAGGCTACATAAACATAGCCGTAAGTCGCCGCCATGAGACCGAGTTCCTTTTTCCGGGTCGGCTTTCCCTTGGCCGCGAATTTGGCCACGGAACCCAACGGGGTC is a window of Deltaproteobacteria bacterium DNA encoding:
- a CDS encoding P-loop NTPase yields the protein MTQQNHEPGSCGGSCGTREDKHEIQNAEIKQTLSHIKNKILVMSGKGGVGKSSVAAYLSIHLAEMGYRVGLMDVDLHGPSIPRLLNLKGMIRPAPQEGKILPLETLPNLHVISIEPLMGENKDAATIWRGPLKIGVIRQFISDVQWPDLDYLIVDSPPGTGDEPLTIAQTIPDAKALIVTTPQEISLADVRKSINFCRQVKMSILGLVENMSGLRCPHCGEKIYLFSSQGGEELAKREQLPLLASLPIDPEFVRYGDRGDLIEYRNEKAPFNLEFKEMAKKIAADHTAGEEREIKPPKKEETNKMNESADKLRFAIPLAAGKLCAHFGHCEQFALIDTENGEIKGKTLETPPPHEPGVLPRWLHEIGADVIIAGGMGARAQQLFQENGIKVVIGAPSETPETLVGQYLSDSLITGANICDH
- a CDS encoding ATP-binding protein produces the protein MIISIASGKGGTGKTTVATNLALSLDPPVRVLDCDVEEPNAHLFLKPRFEASHTVTTPVPSVDEGKCSLCGKCGEICQFKAILVIGQTVLTFPEMCHSCGGCVEVCPEKAITETGRELGIIEEGRRDGVEFVHGRLKVGEAMAPPLIRKVRAYEKADGLTIIDAPPGTSCPVITSMKQTDFVILVTEPTPFGLHDLELAVGAVETLGIPCGLVINRSDLGDDRVREFARTKQIPLLMEIPFDRGIAEAYSRGIPFVEERPEWKEKFRALYQSIQKIVH
- a CDS encoding 4Fe-4S binding protein, translated to MKELVVISGKGGTGKTSLIGAFAYLAENKVLCDADVDAADLHLLTKPEIMEHHDFQGGSLAKINREKCTECGLCRELCRWEAISEEFQVDPLECEGCGVCVYFCPEKAIDFPLSTNGEWYLSETRFGPMVHARLGIAEENSGKLVTLVRQEAKKLAEKDHRDLILTDGPPGVGCPVIASIGGATAVLIVSEPTVSGMHDMERVADLAAFFKVPALLCVNKADLNPEKARAIEEHAEAKGVTILGRIPFDPLFTHAMVQGKTLFELDGASRTGETVRTIWEDLLRTLNR
- a CDS encoding ferredoxin:thioredoxin reductase, producing the protein MNKVEELYQRLRKLQEPEGYFFNNDRERVFDLLEALLLNKDRYGYMSCPCRLASGDRAKDTDIICPCRYREQDVREYGSCYCNLYVSREWNEGGIPHVYVPERRPPEKVGWA
- a CDS encoding glutaredoxin family protein; this translates as MADKKVKMYTLSTCSHCKATKKFMDDCRVEYEFTDVDLLEGKEREAILEEVRKLNPNCSFPTIIIGDKVIVGFRENEIREALGL
- a CDS encoding hydroxylamine oxidase, which gives rise to MSHCNPSRDSQGLGKEPDGPDDPGRCAVALPEEERRVSFKGVPEALGRVVVGCAECHTLHPETHKDTFEHNGHRVHVVVTPTDCATCHPVEMSQFRENLMSRAYGNLRENSIYRSLSDSVNGPHTLKGVEIVTGRPDLGTEADSCLYCHGTKVLVEGKETRETEMGEMTFPVLQGWPSQGVGRVNPDGSKGACSACHTRHTFSIEMARKPHTCSECHKGPDVPAYKVYNVSKHGNTYCALGKTWNFDAVPWVVGRDFTAPTCAACHVSGIADEDGNVIAGRTHRMNDRLAWRILGLIYAHPQPRSPDTTVLRNRLDLPLPTELTGEPVSKGLIDTRTMEARQERMERICLSCHATGWVKGHFARLENTIRTTNEITRTATRILMNAWEEGVAGGLAQGDGIFNEVIEKKWVEQWLFFANSTRYASAMAGADYGVFSGGRWHLSRNIHEMMERFNDLMEQKE
- a CDS encoding HEAT repeat domain-containing protein — encoded protein: MTDTLPKPLRAGGRALKRQVFDLLHTLEIDRAVEELYGFPPKRVINPLFSLLNHKDPDIRWAAVTASGAVVARLAELDIEGARIILRRIMWNLNDESGGIGWGLPEVMGEILARVDVLAEEFSPILLSYADEKGNYLEYDMLQRGLLWGIGRLAQVRPEHIQSLEPHLFRYFESPDAGVRGHAAWVAGMVPFPKVRSHLERLTGDDSEFRLYEGQRLQTRKVREVAAQALKGLEAV
- a CDS encoding SPOR domain-containing protein, whose translation is MPLPPNRRFALSSTSTFNLPAVVLVSALLLLLPARASYPEGKYFSIQVGAYHEEKGAKRMVADLRRLGHDAFYREETGRGGVKFYRVYIERFRSRREALREGRILKNLGLIADFTVKAPEDHAPLRASPGKDMDRVTFLHVGSFMEKENAERMVSLLVSEGVKAVWVPEIVSGKRWYRVYIGKFRNEKEARKEGEYLKKKGVIGYFKPLTIDKKVLAKDTQ
- the surE gene encoding 5'/3'-nucleotidase SurE encodes the protein MRILLTNDDGIYAPGLKALYDELSSEHEIHIVAPESERSAVGHAITLTRPLRVKPVSRNGMFYGYAVSGTPADCVKIALQEILNNPPDMVLSGINLGANVGVNVLYSGTVSAATEGAFLGIRSAAISLATRENPDFRFAARFSREIIRFAFENELSQGVALNVNIPALPPEKIEGVVITRQGIGRHLERFERRVDPRGNIYYWLSEETPITNNAIDTDARLLRENRITITPISYDLTSHQELERLKACAPPSLHSRDAGKE